The following proteins are co-located in the Vigna unguiculata cultivar IT97K-499-35 chromosome 9, ASM411807v1, whole genome shotgun sequence genome:
- the LOC114162967 gene encoding transcription factor bHLH143-like encodes MKEDCGTWIPNLQLGWQSPNLNPLDVGKLGGVSAAMNPGVNMISAYETMPAFASSALQPRMQLGCSSDPRGWFYCLPRFRQEFTPAPSFTVEGKTPVDHVKGFGDKIAPFGESSSPRKQFLVIDKTAGQTTVVYSSRFGSPCECLASWHSKLHGGNNWRGDEPCFRRNLNLNRMSEPTLADKVHENHETSIESEMHEDTEEINALLYSDSDDYSSHDDDDDDDDDDDDDEVTSTGHSPSTMTTHDDCKTSRDETVNEVASSAKKTKKRKLLDGYCEDIQLTDTASSQNMNKSSATCDDSESRCSSNNNGGSLSSNKKMKKEKIQDVLSILQSIIPGGKDKGPVMLLDDAIRSLKSLKQKAQAFGLDAL; translated from the coding sequence ATGAAAGAAGATTGTGGAACCTGGATACCAAATCTGCAATTAGGATGGCAATCACCAAATTTGAATCCCCTTGATGTAGGGAAGCTAGGTGGTGTTTCTGCAGCCATGAACCCAGGCGTGAATATGATTTCTGCATATGAGACAATGCCAGCTTTTGCATCCTCTGCACTACAACCTCGTATGCAGTTAGGATGTTCCAGTGATCCGCGTGGTTGGTTTTATTGTTTGCCTCGCTTTCGACAAGAATTTACACCTGCTCCGAGCTTCACTGTTGAGGGAAAAACCCCTGTTGACCATGTGAAAGGTTTTggggacaaaattgctccatTTGGCGAGTCTAGCTCGCCACGGAAACAATTTCTTGTCATTGACAAGACTGCTGGTCAAACAACTGTTGTTTATAGTTCTAGGTTTGGGAGTCCCTGCGAGTGCCTTGCTTCTTGGCATTCAAAACTACATGGTGGTAACAATTGGAGGGGTGATGAACCTTGTTTTAGaagaaatttgaatttgaatcgTATGAGTGAGCCAACTTTGGCTGACAAGGTTCATGAGAATCATGAAACTAGCATTGAAAGCGAGATGCATGAAGACACAGAAGAAATTAATGCATTGCTTTACTCAGACAGTGATGACTATTCTTCCCatgacgatgatgatgatgatgatgatgatgatgatgatgatgaagttACAAGCACTGGGCACTCTCCTAGCACAATGACCACTCATGATGACTGCAAAACCTCTAGGGATGAAACTGTGAATGAAGTTGCAAGCTCTgcaaagaaaaccaagaagagGAAGCTATTGGATGGTTATTGTGAAGACATACAGCTCACTGATACTGCAAGTTCTCAGAATATGAACAAATCTTCGGCCACATGTGATGACTCAGAATCAAGATGTTCGAGTAACAACAATGGTGGATCCTTGTCTAGCAATAAGAAGATGAAAAAGGAGAAGATTCAAGATGTTCTCAGCATTCTGCAGAGCATAATTCCTGGAGGGAAAGATAAAGGCCCGGTTATGCTCCTCGATGATGCAATACGCAGCTTGAAATCATTGAAACAGAAGGCTCAGGCATTCGGACTTGATGCCTTGTAA
- the LOC114162121 gene encoding cyclin-D4-1-like: MAPSFDCVSSLLCSEDSTVFDESHYGGTMMGVCEDTWRPRRHRFDDDDDEPDELPLLSDECLAMMVERECQLWPGLRYFNSLQTGILDSGARKEAIDWIHKVRSHFGFGPLCGYLSINYLDRFLSAYELPKGRVWTMQLLAVACLSLAAKVDETEVPVSLDLQVGESKFVFEAKTIQRMELLVLSTLKWRMQSITPFTFIDYFLCKINGDQSPLKSAIMRSIQLISSTAIGIDFLEFKPSEIAAAVAMNVMGETQTVDTGKAISVLIQHVEKERLLKCIKMMKELSSNSGSAKDSSGSVTCLPQSPIGVLDALCFSHKSDDTNAASCANSSHSTPDAKRRKLNKTCGAELL, encoded by the exons ATGGCACCCAGTTTTGACTGTGTTTCGAGTCTCCTTTGCTCAGAGGACAGCACCGTTTTCGACGAGAGCCATTACGGGGGTACGATGATGGGGGTGTGCGAGGACACGTGGCGGCCCCGGAGGCACCGCttcgatgatgatgatgatgaaccgGATGAGTTGCCATTGCTGAGTGATGAGTGCTTGGCGATGATGGTGGAAAGAGAGTGCCAACTCTGGCCTGGTTTGCGTTACTTCAATAGCCTTCAGACTGGAATTTTGGACTCTGGTGCCAGAAAAGAGGCCATTGATTGGATTCACAAG GTCCGATCGCATTTCGGTTTTGGTCCTCTCTGTGGATATCTATCTATAAATTACTTGGATCGGTTCCTTTCTGCATATGAATTACCA AAGGGAAGAGTTTGGACAATGCAATTGTTGGCTGTGGCGTGTTTATCTCTGGCAGCCAAAGTAGATGAGACAGAAGTCCCAGTGTCTCTTGATTTACAg GTGGGTGAATCAAAGTTTGTATTTGAGGCTAAGACCATACAGAGAATGGAGCTTCTAGTGCTAAGCACATTGAAGTGGAGAATGCAATCAATCACTCCTTTCACCTTCATTGATTACTTCCTCTGCAAGATCAATGGGGATCAGAGTCCATTGAAGTCTGCAATTATGCGATCTATCCAACTAATATCAAGCACTGCAATAG GAATTGACTTCTTGGAATTCAAACCATCAGAGATTGCAGCAGCAGTGGCCATGAATGTCATGGGGGAAACCCAAACAGTTGACACAGGGAAAGCAATTTCTGTTCTGATTCAACACGTAGAAAAG GAGAGACTGTTGAAGTGCATTAAAATGATGAAAGAGTTGTCATCAAACAGTGGCTCTGCAAAGGATTCAAGTGGTTCTGTGACTTGCCTACCCCAAAGCCCAATAGGTGTGCTAGATGCTTTGTGCTTCAGCCACAAAAGTGATGACACAAATGCTGCTTCATGTGCTAACTCTTCACATAGTACTCCTGATGCTAAAAGGAGGAAGTTAAACAAAACCTGTGGAGCAGAGCTATTGTAG